The Nostoc sp. 'Lobaria pulmonaria (5183) cyanobiont' DNA window GATCTGGCATATATCGAACAGAACGGTAAACCATTAACTGGGGTTGCACCAGAGGCACTTCAGCAGGGTGTTGCTGTAGCCCGAAATATTCAGCGGCAATTCCGAGGTAAATCACCAGAGCATTTTAGCTATTTCAACAAGGGAAGATTAGCGATTATTGGCTGTTATTCAGGTGTGGGAAAAATTGGCGCATTTGCCTTTACAGGATGCTTGGCTTGGCTGATGTGGCTAGGAGTTCATTTAGTATATCTTCCTGGCTATCGCAGTCGTTTGCTAGTATTATTTACTTGGCTTCACACTTACTTCTTCGGCGATCGCTCAGTTCGCTTAATTCTGTCTATGAAAGAACGTTAGCTCTCAAAACCGCTAAGTGCTTCCCAATTTCTGCTATTGAAATCAATTACAGTCGGCGTACCATAGTTGGAGTTCAGGCAATGACTGAAAATAGAAACTACATTAGTCTCAAATCAAAGGATGTTGCGATTGCCTATTTGTTGCTGCGAATTCTCATCGGTGTGAATTACTTTAATCACGGATTCACTCGCATTTTCAATATCTCTGGATTCGCTGAAAATACTGTCAAAGAACTAGCAAATTCTTATTTCCCAGAATTTCTGGTGAGAATCAATTCTTATCTAGTGCCCCCTGTAGAGTTAATTGTAGGCGTGTTGATTACACTTGGGTTAGCAACTAGAAGCGCTTTGATTGTCACCTTTGCCCTGATGATCATTCTGAAGTTGGGGGTGACATCGATACAAAACTGGGGTGCAGCTACTTCCATGCTTTCTTACGGGATTGTGCTGTTTATTTTGCTTGCAGGTAGCAGCTTTAATATTTACTCCCTTGATCGCTGGAGAAAAAACAGACAAAATCTTGCAGACTCAGGAGCGAATCGCGAACAAGGTAGGGTCAACTTCTTTAGGAATAACTTTTAGATAAAACGTGAGTAAGCTATTTCAGACTTTGTGTATACAGCGTAGCTTACCAAGGGGGACTATAGGGGGGTTAAAACGATCTCAAATTCTCACGAATGATTTAGGACTGCTATATAAGCAACAGATACCTCGAAGTCATGTTGAGGTACTTGAAAGTCGTGTTGAGGTACTCCAAAATCGTGTTGAGGTACTCCGAAGTCGTGTTGAGGTACTCCGAAGTCGTGTTGAGGTACTCTGAAGTCGTGTTGAGGTACTCCGAAGTCGTGTTGAGGTACTCCAAAGTCGTGTTGAGGTACTCCAAAATCGTGTTGAGGTACTCCAAAATCGTGTTGGAGTACTTCAAACTTTGTCGCACTGCGATCAAGTACACAGGTGCGACGCCGAATAGCCCGCCGTAGGCATCGCTTTCATAAATCTCCACAAACAAAGCGATCTCTTGACTTTTAAAACAGTCGCTACTATTTTCTTAACCTAAGCGTATTGACTAGACCTGCTGCAAAAGTCCCTAACACCCACTCCCAACCCCTCCCCGCAAGCTCTTAGGGGAGACAAAGCAGCTTTGGCTCTTTGGGGTTCTTATTTTAGATTTATGCAAGAGGTCTACTGAATTACAAGAATTTTCAGGTATTTAGACCACAACTGAGACGGGGAATAGGGAGATTACTTGAAAAGTGTGGTAACCAAAAGTTGCTACCCAAGGGATGGTTGTTCTGTCTGCGATGGACGCGATCGCTTGCAGTATCTTGTAGCGACATTGTAAATAATTAGGGTAGCATAGCTAGCTATGTCACCCTACAGGCGAATGTGGTTCAAATAGATCAAAAAGGCTCTCAGAAGAAAATCAAACAACACCGTATCATGGTAGTTAGTAGCATTTATGTCTGATACTTTCTTTTTTGCCATAAAAAAATATCAGGTAAGTAATATCCTGATTTCCTGACGGCAGAATGGGAAAGCTTTTACTGATTCACCTAGTTGGAGAACGCTGATGTCGAAGGAAAGAAAAAGTAATAAAGAAGCTAAAAAACCTAAAAAAGATCCCAAAGACAAAAAGGAGAAAAAAGACTCAAACAAATAGGACGATTTAGGTAAATAGTTCTAGCGAAGACCAAGAGTTGCATTTCCTTAAATTGACAATACTTAGTCCATTAGCACTGAATAGGAAAAGTTATTGTCAAAAATTTATTCACCCTTGGTCAAGCTCCAAAATCTGATAATTTAGCTTGTGTGTGCGATGTCACGACGGACTACGCGTACGCAACTTATCAAGCAGGATCAAACTTCAGTGAAACACCGTTCATGCAGTAGCGTTTACCAGTGGGTGCAGGACCATCATCAAAAACATGACCCAGATGACCACCACAGCGACTACAATGCACTTCAGTTCTGCTCATAAACAACGACTTGTCTACAGTCGTGGCGATCGCACCTTCAATTGGATTAAAGAAGCTAGGCCAGCCAGTACCACTATTAAATTTGGTATCAGATGTAAACAGTGGTAGTTCACAGGCAGCACAATAATAAGTGCCTTGCTCGTATTCCTTATCCAATGAGCTGGTGTAAGGGCGTTCAGTTCCATGTTTACGCAAGACACTAAACTGTTCTGGCGTTAAAATTGTGCGCCATTCTGACTCTGGTTTGGTAACTTCAAATCCACTATTAGAAGTTGTCATTGCTTGTGACCCCCAATTGATATACCTTGATAACAATGCTGTGCCGACTATGACTGCACTAGCCTGTAAAAAATAGCGTTTGTCCATATATCTATTATTTTCTATTTTCCGGTTCCCTGGCCAATCAACTCCAGTACGGAATTCCCTACATGAATGACTATAATCAGCGATCGCTCTGAATTAGTCCTGATAAACTGATTAAAATCGCCTAAGAAACAACAAATTATTTTTCAATAAAATATTAGACGGCAATCCGAGCGATTTGACTTAATTTTGGACAAATAATACAAGTATAGTTTTCAACTAGAGCATAACGATAGATAATAGACCTCTTGCATAAATCAAAAATAAAGAACCTCACCCCGCATTTGAGTAAAGCAAACGCTCCCCTGCCTTACCAAGGGGAGGGGTTGGGGTCAGGGCGAACCCATCATGTCAATAAAACTACTATATTCTCAATAAACCCAAAACTAATCTCATTAAGTTTTGTTTATTGACAAAGGATTAAGCGTTGGCGTAGCCCGCCGCAGCCATTGCTTTGAGGGTAGGAAAACAAATCAAACGAGAAATGCTGATTTTTTTGTTGATTCTTAACCTCAGTGGTAAGCAAGTATAATTTAGATGTGTTCGCCCTGGGCTTTAAGTCGTGTGATCACAGTGGCAGATCGGGAAGCAGACATCTACGCAATTCATCCAAGAGGTCTACTTGTTCATCCCGACGTACCACGGCATCGAGGCGATCGGTTCTGACCAACAGGACCGAGATGGCAAGCAAGTCAAAGTGTAATGCATCGCAACTGACGAGGATCACCTCAAATCAAAGTTTCGTGTCGATGAACCGCGTGAGCCACTCATCAAAGAGGGCGCGTTCTGCAGTGGTGAACGGACGTGCATCCTGCGACAAAGATGCTTTGAGGGCTACCGCGTAGCGGGTTGCATCGCTGCGGGGAGAGGGCGCATGCGCGGACTCAGTGTGCGGGTCGGTGGTGATCGCCGCAAGGACCGCCTCACGGGTGGCGACCGAGAGCGTTCGGTCATGACTCGCACCGCCTTGCGCAATCAGTACGAGGACGACACCGGCCCCAGCGGCATACAGCATGTCCGCCGCACGCTCAATGCTGACGCTCAGGCGACCGGACTCGGCGACCCGCCGCACTCGATCGAGAAGTACATCCTGCAACTTGACAGCAGTGGGATGCGGCGCACCCAGGCGGGGATTGCCGTACATCAGCGTGTACAGGGCGGGGTTAGCCAACCCGAAATCGACGTTCACGTCCCAGCCTCGGCGCAGGTCTTCCACGGGGTTTTCATCGGTCTCGCCCTTAAGATGGCTCGCGAGGTAGGTAGCGTAGCCCTGGCTGGTGACCGCTTCAAGCAAACCCTGCATATCGCCGAACTGACGATAGATCGTCGGGATCTGTACGCTGGCGGCACTACTGACAGCTCGGGTGGACACCGCCTCGCGTCCCCCCTCAGTCAGTAGACGCGCCACCGCCTCCAAGATGCGATCGCGAGGATTCATATCGGTACTGCTATCCATGCTATCCATGATAACAATAATCCGTTAGCAGGTTTTGTATTATCAGTGAAATCGTGTTATGGTTATCGCTGTAATTAATTATCAGTGATAACCAATTTGTTGTTATCACTGCAATTATCTTATGAAGATGAAATTAAGCCAGTCCCGGCAGATGGGGCTTACGACCAAAAACGTAGCTATGACAAGATTCGCAAACGCAGTGC harbors:
- a CDS encoding DoxX family protein — translated: MTENRNYISLKSKDVAIAYLLLRILIGVNYFNHGFTRIFNISGFAENTVKELANSYFPEFLVRINSYLVPPVELIVGVLITLGLATRSALIVTFALMIILKLGVTSIQNWGAATSMLSYGIVLFILLAGSSFNIYSLDRWRKNRQNLADSGANREQGRVNFFRNNF
- the msrB gene encoding peptide-methionine (R)-S-oxide reductase MsrB, which produces MDKRYFLQASAVIVGTALLSRYINWGSQAMTTSNSGFEVTKPESEWRTILTPEQFSVLRKHGTERPYTSSLDKEYEQGTYYCAACELPLFTSDTKFNSGTGWPSFFNPIEGAIATTVDKSLFMSRTEVHCSRCGGHLGHVFDDGPAPTGKRYCMNGVSLKFDPA
- a CDS encoding TetR/AcrR family transcriptional regulator — encoded protein: MNPRDRILEAVARLLTEGGREAVSTRAVSSAASVQIPTIYRQFGDMQGLLEAVTSQGYATYLASHLKGETDENPVEDLRRGWDVNVDFGLANPALYTLMYGNPRLGAPHPTAVKLQDVLLDRVRRVAESGRLSVSIERAADMLYAAGAGVVLVLIAQGGASHDRTLSVATREAVLAAITTDPHTESAHAPSPRSDATRYAVALKASLSQDARPFTTAERALFDEWLTRFIDTKL